Genomic DNA from Acidimicrobiales bacterium:
GACCACCCGTTCGGCACCGACGCCCTCGGACGTGACTACTTCGTTCGGGCCATGACCGGCGGCCAGTTCTCGATTCGCATCGCCGCACTCACCGCCCTACTCACCACCCTGCTCGGCACGGTGTTGGGATCGATCGCCGGGTTCTACGGCAAGTGGCTGGATTCGACGATCAGCTTCGTCATCAACGTGTTGTTGTCGGTGCCGCTGATCCTGGTCCTCATCATCATGGGCCGGAAGTTCGGTCTCGATCCGCTGTCGGTGGCGATCCTGCTCTCCCTGCTGTCGTGGACCCGTGCCGCCCGCCTCGTTCGGGCCCAGACCATCCAACTGAAGGAGACCGAGTTCGTGCAGGCGGCTCGGGCTGCCGGTGCCGGGTCGTTCCGGATCGTCACCCGGCATCTCCTGCCGAACATCGTCGGCACCCTGCTGGTCGAGATCACGCTGCTCGCTGGCACCGCCATCATCCTCGAGTCGACGTTGTCGTTCCTCGGTCTCGGCGTCCAGGCACCGAACACCACGCTCGGCACCCTGATCAGCGACTCGAAGGGTTCGATCGACACCGCGCCGTGGGAAGTCCTCATCCCGGGCGCGATCGTCACGCTCATCATCTTGAGCTTCAACTTCATCGGCGACGCTCTGCGTGACGCTCTCGACCCGAAGGCTGGTATCGAATGAGCGACGTACTGCTCTCGCTCAACGAGCTGACCGTCGCCTTCAAGACCAAGAAGGGCATGGCGCAGGCCGTTCGCGGCGTCACGTTCGACGTGCACCGCGGTGAGTCGATCGCTGTCGTCGGCGAGTCGGGTTCCGGCAAGTCGGTCACCGTGCTCGGCCTGATGGGGCTGCTGCCCCGATCGGCCCAGATCGGTGGCTCGGCCGTGTTCGATGGCATCGAACTGGTGGGCTTGCCAACGCACGACATGCGGGCCATCCGAGGCAACCGCATCTCAATGATCTTCCAAGACCCGATGACCGCCTTCAATCCGGTCTATACGATCGGCGATCAGATCATCGAAGCGCTCGAGGTCCACGGCAAGTACGCGGGCAAGGAGGCGACCCGGCGAGCCATCGATCTGCTCGAACTCGTCGGCGTGCCTGAGCCGGCCCAGCGGGTCAACCAGTACCCGCACGAGTTCTCGGGCGGCATGCGCCAGCGGGCCATGATCGCCATGGCCATCTCGAACGACCCCGAGTTGCTGATCGCCGACGAACCGACCACGGCGCTCGACGTCACGGTCCAAGCGCAGGTCATGGAGGTGCTGTCAGACATCCGTGCCGAGACCGGCGCAGCCATGATCCTGATCACCCACGACCTCGGTCTTGTGGCGGGCGCCGCCGAGCGAGTCGAAGTCATGTACGGCGGGCGGGTGTTCGAAGAAGGCACGCTCGAGCAGGTGTTCTACCACCCGATGAACCCGTACACCCGGGGCCTGCTCTCCTCGATGCCGCGGCTCGACGCGATCGGTGACCGGCTGATTCCGATCGAGGGAACGCCACCGAGCATCATCAACATGCCTTCCGGCTGCGCATTCGCTCCCCGGTGCGCCCATCGGGAAGGCGTCTGCGACGAGCGGTCGGCGACCCTCGAGATCATCGAGCCGGGCCACCGGTCGCGGTGTCAC
This window encodes:
- a CDS encoding ABC transporter permease; the encoded protein is MTDLAEPTPTAADELAEMNEMLGLAETPESLGRQAWNRFRRHRLAIIGVALLFILVVGFFVGEWLSPYAIDQTNVADRKLGPSLDHPFGTDALGRDYFVRAMTGGQFSIRIAALTALLTTLLGTVLGSIAGFYGKWLDSTISFVINVLLSVPLILVLIIMGRKFGLDPLSVAILLSLLSWTRAARLVRAQTIQLKETEFVQAARAAGAGSFRIVTRHLLPNIVGTLLVEITLLAGTAIILESTLSFLGLGVQAPNTTLGTLISDSKGSIDTAPWEVLIPGAIVTLIILSFNFIGDALRDALDPKAGIE
- a CDS encoding ABC transporter ATP-binding protein, with the translated sequence MSDVLLSLNELTVAFKTKKGMAQAVRGVTFDVHRGESIAVVGESGSGKSVTVLGLMGLLPRSAQIGGSAVFDGIELVGLPTHDMRAIRGNRISMIFQDPMTAFNPVYTIGDQIIEALEVHGKYAGKEATRRAIDLLELVGVPEPAQRVNQYPHEFSGGMRQRAMIAMAISNDPELLIADEPTTALDVTVQAQVMEVLSDIRAETGAAMILITHDLGLVAGAAERVEVMYGGRVFEEGTLEQVFYHPMNPYTRGLLSSMPRLDAIGDRLIPIEGTPPSIINMPSGCAFAPRCAHREGVCDERSATLEIIEPGHRSRCHLTSQLPAFSREVTA